From Lolium perenne isolate Kyuss_39 chromosome 5, Kyuss_2.0, whole genome shotgun sequence, a single genomic window includes:
- the LOC127301969 gene encoding transcription factor BIM2 isoform X4, with protein MGIQGNSNATHDFLSIYASAAVAGKDPSLQLHDSKPAAAASQGFFLKTHDFLQPLENPLAASVPERQHALPGGIGTFTVSQQQVPGPGARTTAAAAPVVVVKPEPPAFVLWGQPTAAQPISAHAADLAVRVDGKGGSCSSSGMDQRPNTPKSKHSATEQRRRSKINDRFQILRDLLPHTDQKRDKATFLLEVIEYIRFLQEKEQKYEASFPEWNEENAKLLPWSNMYFRSSWKNAQSKGQIAGDALPDPSQFITNGSSPEFNITAKLDDNHTTVASAAASGAPDHAEIDHIASVSCRSADTPTNILNNATPQSQPQWADASGVDDCGVNSDMLNNQQLTIDEGTISVSSQYSQELLNTLTHALQSSGVDLSQANISVQINLGKRAVKRPTTAGQSSSFQELPGLGPGNEMMGHQQAMLGDPAQELPHTTKRYKSG; from the exons ATGGGCATCCAAG GGAACAGCAACGCGACGCACGACTTCCTCTCGATCTacgcctccgccgccgtcgccgggaAAGATCCTTCGCTCCAGCTCCACGACTCCAAGCCCGCCGCCGCAGCATCTCAAG GCTTCTTTCTGAAGACGCACGACTTCCTGCAGCCGCTGGAGAACCCGCTGGCGGCATCGGTCCCGGAAAGGCAGCACGCGTTGCCGGGCGGCATCGGCACGTTCACCGTCAGCCAGCAGCAGGTGCCCGGACCCGGAGCACGGACGACGGCGGCGGCcgcgccggtggtggtggtcaagCCGGAGCCGCCGGCGTTCGTGCTGTGGGGGCAGCCCACGGCGGCGCAGCCGATCAGCGCGCACGCAG CAGACTTGGCTGTGAGGGTTGATGGGAAGGGCGGGAGCTGCAGTAGCAGTGGCATGGATCAGCGGCCAAACACACCAAAGTCAAAGCATTCTGCAACTGAGCAGCGTCGCCGAAGCAAGATCAATGACCG GTTTCAGATACTTCGGGATCTGTTACCACACACTGATCAAAAGAGAGACAAAGCAACGTTTCTCTTAGAG GTTATCGAATATATACGGTTTTTACAAGAAAAAGAACAGAAGTACGAGGCTTCATTTCCAGAATGGAacgaagaaaatgcaaagttacTCCCATGG TCAAACATGTATTTTCGTTCATCCTGGAAAAATGCACAG AGTAAGGGGCAAATCGCAGGAGATGCCTTGCCTGACCCTTCACAATTCATCACAAATGGGTCCTCCCCTGAATTTAATATCACAGCCAAACTTGATGATAACCACACCACGGTAGCGTCCGCAGCTGCCTCAGGGGCACCAGATCATGCTGAAATTGATCATATAGCTAGTGTTTCCTGTAGATCAGCGGATACTCCAACAAATATTCTGA ATAACGCAACACCCCAGTCTCAACCCCAATGGGCAGATGCGTCTGGTGTGGATGACTGTGGGGTGAACAGTGACATGTTAAATAACCAGCAATTGACGATTGACGAAGGAACAATCAGCGTGTCAAGCCAATATTCCCAAGA GTTACTTAATACATTGACTCATGCTCTTCAAAGCTCGGGTGTAGATTTGTCCCAAGCCAACATTTCTGTCCAGATCAACCTGGGCAAGCGGGCTGTCAAAAGACCTACTACCGCTGGACAATCCTCCAGTTTTCAG GAGCTCCCTGGTCTAGGTCCTGGAAACGAAATGATGGGCCATCAGCAGGCAATGTTGGGTGATCCTGCTCAAGAGCTCCCACACACAACGAAGCGGTACAAGTCGGGGTAA
- the LOC127301969 gene encoding transcription factor BIM2 isoform X5 produces MGIQGNSNATHDFLSIYASAAVAGKDPSLQLHDSKPAAAASQGFFLKTHDFLQPLENPLAASVPERQHALPGGIGTFTVSQQQVPGPGARTTAAAAPVVVVKPEPPAFVLWGQPTAAQPISAHADLAVRVDGKGGSCSSSGMDQRPNTPKSKHSATEQRRRSKINDRFQILRDLLPHTDQKRDKATFLLEVIEYIRFLQEKEQKYEASFPEWNEENAKLLPWSNMYFRSSWKNAQSKGQIAGDALPDPSQFITNGSSPEFNITAKLDDNHTTVASAAASGAPDHAEIDHIASVSCRSADTPTNILNNATPQSQPQWADASGVDDCGVNSDMLNNQQLTIDEGTISVSSQYSQELLNTLTHALQSSGVDLSQANISVQINLGKRAVKRPTTAGQSSSFQELPGLGPGNEMMGHQQAMLGDPAQELPHTTKRYKSG; encoded by the exons ATGGGCATCCAAG GGAACAGCAACGCGACGCACGACTTCCTCTCGATCTacgcctccgccgccgtcgccgggaAAGATCCTTCGCTCCAGCTCCACGACTCCAAGCCCGCCGCCGCAGCATCTCAAG GCTTCTTTCTGAAGACGCACGACTTCCTGCAGCCGCTGGAGAACCCGCTGGCGGCATCGGTCCCGGAAAGGCAGCACGCGTTGCCGGGCGGCATCGGCACGTTCACCGTCAGCCAGCAGCAGGTGCCCGGACCCGGAGCACGGACGACGGCGGCGGCcgcgccggtggtggtggtcaagCCGGAGCCGCCGGCGTTCGTGCTGTGGGGGCAGCCCACGGCGGCGCAGCCGATCAGCGCGCACGCAG ACTTGGCTGTGAGGGTTGATGGGAAGGGCGGGAGCTGCAGTAGCAGTGGCATGGATCAGCGGCCAAACACACCAAAGTCAAAGCATTCTGCAACTGAGCAGCGTCGCCGAAGCAAGATCAATGACCG GTTTCAGATACTTCGGGATCTGTTACCACACACTGATCAAAAGAGAGACAAAGCAACGTTTCTCTTAGAG GTTATCGAATATATACGGTTTTTACAAGAAAAAGAACAGAAGTACGAGGCTTCATTTCCAGAATGGAacgaagaaaatgcaaagttacTCCCATGG TCAAACATGTATTTTCGTTCATCCTGGAAAAATGCACAG AGTAAGGGGCAAATCGCAGGAGATGCCTTGCCTGACCCTTCACAATTCATCACAAATGGGTCCTCCCCTGAATTTAATATCACAGCCAAACTTGATGATAACCACACCACGGTAGCGTCCGCAGCTGCCTCAGGGGCACCAGATCATGCTGAAATTGATCATATAGCTAGTGTTTCCTGTAGATCAGCGGATACTCCAACAAATATTCTGA ATAACGCAACACCCCAGTCTCAACCCCAATGGGCAGATGCGTCTGGTGTGGATGACTGTGGGGTGAACAGTGACATGTTAAATAACCAGCAATTGACGATTGACGAAGGAACAATCAGCGTGTCAAGCCAATATTCCCAAGA GTTACTTAATACATTGACTCATGCTCTTCAAAGCTCGGGTGTAGATTTGTCCCAAGCCAACATTTCTGTCCAGATCAACCTGGGCAAGCGGGCTGTCAAAAGACCTACTACCGCTGGACAATCCTCCAGTTTTCAG GAGCTCCCTGGTCTAGGTCCTGGAAACGAAATGATGGGCCATCAGCAGGCAATGTTGGGTGATCCTGCTCAAGAGCTCCCACACACAACGAAGCGGTACAAGTCGGGGTAA
- the LOC127301969 gene encoding transcription factor BIM1 isoform X3: protein MGIQGNSNATHDFLSIYASAAVAGKDPSLQLHDSKPAAAASQGFFLKTHDFLQPLENPLAASVPERQHALPGGIGTFTVSQQQVPGPGARTTAAAAPVVVVKPEPPAFVLWGQPTAAQPISAHAGAGHHHQQWTLPFAGAGQAASAPRQHPPGRKRRAGGGRGFMESGSRSNGGDGFDDDDDGLAARREVSSSLQDLAVRVDGKGGSCSSSGMDQRPNTPKSKHSATEQRRRSKINDRFQILRDLLPHTDQKRDKATFLLEVIEYIRFLQEKEQKYEASFPEWNEENAKLLPWSNMYFRSSWKNAQSKGQIAGDALPDPSQFITNGSSPEFNITAKLDDNHTTVASAAASGAPDHAEIDHIASVSCRSADTPTNILNNATPQSQPQWADASGVDDCGVNSDMLNNQQLTIDEGTISVSSQYSQELLNTLTHALQSSGVDLSQANISVQINLGKRAVKRPTTAGQSSSFQELPGLGPGNEMMGHQQAMLGDPAQELPHTTKRYKSG, encoded by the exons ATGGGCATCCAAG GGAACAGCAACGCGACGCACGACTTCCTCTCGATCTacgcctccgccgccgtcgccgggaAAGATCCTTCGCTCCAGCTCCACGACTCCAAGCCCGCCGCCGCAGCATCTCAAG GCTTCTTTCTGAAGACGCACGACTTCCTGCAGCCGCTGGAGAACCCGCTGGCGGCATCGGTCCCGGAAAGGCAGCACGCGTTGCCGGGCGGCATCGGCACGTTCACCGTCAGCCAGCAGCAGGTGCCCGGACCCGGAGCACGGACGACGGCGGCGGCcgcgccggtggtggtggtcaagCCGGAGCCGCCGGCGTTCGTGCTGTGGGGGCAGCCCACGGCGGCGCAGCCGATCAGCGCGCACGCAG GTGCAGGCCACCACCACCAGCAGTGGACGCTCCCCTTCGCCGGCGCCGGACAGGCCGCCTCCGCGCCCAGGCAGCACCCGCCGGGGAGGAAGCGCCGCGCCGGCGGCGGACGCGGGTTCATGGAGTCCGGCTCCAGATCCAACGGCGGCGACGgcttcgacgacgacgacgacggcctcGCCGCGCGCCGTGAGgtctcctcctcgctgcaag ACTTGGCTGTGAGGGTTGATGGGAAGGGCGGGAGCTGCAGTAGCAGTGGCATGGATCAGCGGCCAAACACACCAAAGTCAAAGCATTCTGCAACTGAGCAGCGTCGCCGAAGCAAGATCAATGACCG GTTTCAGATACTTCGGGATCTGTTACCACACACTGATCAAAAGAGAGACAAAGCAACGTTTCTCTTAGAG GTTATCGAATATATACGGTTTTTACAAGAAAAAGAACAGAAGTACGAGGCTTCATTTCCAGAATGGAacgaagaaaatgcaaagttacTCCCATGG TCAAACATGTATTTTCGTTCATCCTGGAAAAATGCACAG AGTAAGGGGCAAATCGCAGGAGATGCCTTGCCTGACCCTTCACAATTCATCACAAATGGGTCCTCCCCTGAATTTAATATCACAGCCAAACTTGATGATAACCACACCACGGTAGCGTCCGCAGCTGCCTCAGGGGCACCAGATCATGCTGAAATTGATCATATAGCTAGTGTTTCCTGTAGATCAGCGGATACTCCAACAAATATTCTGA ATAACGCAACACCCCAGTCTCAACCCCAATGGGCAGATGCGTCTGGTGTGGATGACTGTGGGGTGAACAGTGACATGTTAAATAACCAGCAATTGACGATTGACGAAGGAACAATCAGCGTGTCAAGCCAATATTCCCAAGA GTTACTTAATACATTGACTCATGCTCTTCAAAGCTCGGGTGTAGATTTGTCCCAAGCCAACATTTCTGTCCAGATCAACCTGGGCAAGCGGGCTGTCAAAAGACCTACTACCGCTGGACAATCCTCCAGTTTTCAG GAGCTCCCTGGTCTAGGTCCTGGAAACGAAATGATGGGCCATCAGCAGGCAATGTTGGGTGATCCTGCTCAAGAGCTCCCACACACAACGAAGCGGTACAAGTCGGGGTAA
- the LOC127301969 gene encoding transcription factor BIM1 isoform X2, translating into MGIQGNSNATHDFLSIYASAAVAGKDPSLQLHDSKPAAAASQGFFLKTHDFLQPLENPLAASVPERQHALPGGIGTFTVSQQQVPGPGARTTAAAAPVVVVKPEPPAFVLWGQPTAAQPISAHAGAGHHHQQWTLPFAGAGQAASAPRQHPPGRKRRAGGGRGFMESGSRSNGGDGFDDDDDGLAARREVSSSLQADLAVRVDGKGGSCSSSGMDQRPNTPKSKHSATEQRRRSKINDRFQILRDLLPHTDQKRDKATFLLEVIEYIRFLQEKEQKYEASFPEWNEENAKLLPWSNMYFRSSWKNAQSKGQIAGDALPDPSQFITNGSSPEFNITAKLDDNHTTVASAAASGAPDHAEIDHIASVSCRSADTPTNILNNATPQSQPQWADASGVDDCGVNSDMLNNQQLTIDEGTISVSSQYSQELLNTLTHALQSSGVDLSQANISVQINLGKRAVKRPTTAGQSSSFQELPGLGPGNEMMGHQQAMLGDPAQELPHTTKRYKSG; encoded by the exons ATGGGCATCCAAG GGAACAGCAACGCGACGCACGACTTCCTCTCGATCTacgcctccgccgccgtcgccgggaAAGATCCTTCGCTCCAGCTCCACGACTCCAAGCCCGCCGCCGCAGCATCTCAAG GCTTCTTTCTGAAGACGCACGACTTCCTGCAGCCGCTGGAGAACCCGCTGGCGGCATCGGTCCCGGAAAGGCAGCACGCGTTGCCGGGCGGCATCGGCACGTTCACCGTCAGCCAGCAGCAGGTGCCCGGACCCGGAGCACGGACGACGGCGGCGGCcgcgccggtggtggtggtcaagCCGGAGCCGCCGGCGTTCGTGCTGTGGGGGCAGCCCACGGCGGCGCAGCCGATCAGCGCGCACGCAG GTGCAGGCCACCACCACCAGCAGTGGACGCTCCCCTTCGCCGGCGCCGGACAGGCCGCCTCCGCGCCCAGGCAGCACCCGCCGGGGAGGAAGCGCCGCGCCGGCGGCGGACGCGGGTTCATGGAGTCCGGCTCCAGATCCAACGGCGGCGACGgcttcgacgacgacgacgacggcctcGCCGCGCGCCGTGAGgtctcctcctcgctgcaag CAGACTTGGCTGTGAGGGTTGATGGGAAGGGCGGGAGCTGCAGTAGCAGTGGCATGGATCAGCGGCCAAACACACCAAAGTCAAAGCATTCTGCAACTGAGCAGCGTCGCCGAAGCAAGATCAATGACCG GTTTCAGATACTTCGGGATCTGTTACCACACACTGATCAAAAGAGAGACAAAGCAACGTTTCTCTTAGAG GTTATCGAATATATACGGTTTTTACAAGAAAAAGAACAGAAGTACGAGGCTTCATTTCCAGAATGGAacgaagaaaatgcaaagttacTCCCATGG TCAAACATGTATTTTCGTTCATCCTGGAAAAATGCACAG AGTAAGGGGCAAATCGCAGGAGATGCCTTGCCTGACCCTTCACAATTCATCACAAATGGGTCCTCCCCTGAATTTAATATCACAGCCAAACTTGATGATAACCACACCACGGTAGCGTCCGCAGCTGCCTCAGGGGCACCAGATCATGCTGAAATTGATCATATAGCTAGTGTTTCCTGTAGATCAGCGGATACTCCAACAAATATTCTGA ATAACGCAACACCCCAGTCTCAACCCCAATGGGCAGATGCGTCTGGTGTGGATGACTGTGGGGTGAACAGTGACATGTTAAATAACCAGCAATTGACGATTGACGAAGGAACAATCAGCGTGTCAAGCCAATATTCCCAAGA GTTACTTAATACATTGACTCATGCTCTTCAAAGCTCGGGTGTAGATTTGTCCCAAGCCAACATTTCTGTCCAGATCAACCTGGGCAAGCGGGCTGTCAAAAGACCTACTACCGCTGGACAATCCTCCAGTTTTCAG GAGCTCCCTGGTCTAGGTCCTGGAAACGAAATGATGGGCCATCAGCAGGCAATGTTGGGTGATCCTGCTCAAGAGCTCCCACACACAACGAAGCGGTACAAGTCGGGGTAA
- the LOC127301969 gene encoding pentatricopeptide repeat-containing protein At3g12770 isoform X1, which translates to MDARCARPSHVHQLHAHLLVSGRLLAGSPALLLLLRAACRVRPSPCLRPLARHLLDHAPHPHPYLLHAAARLASRLRLTSLALRHYLALRACHPAFLPPAPAIGDVLRAVPGRAAHAHALRLTAHAGDTRFLHNTLIAMYFSRGDAARARLVFEGMREGDRDVVSWTSLISGLVQSGSPLEGLRLFAAMMSGDVRPDFVLLVTVLKAYMELDDLPGATSAHSLVVKGGLGDEQDVVTTLTAMYARFGCVVAARALFDRIPPPRVNVILWNAMISGYSKNGLADEAVDLFKQMQMYARTMTPDSVTLRSVIMACAQLGSTELAVWMEDYVRCSEYREDVLVNTALIDMYAKSGSIARAREVFEQMRAQERDVVVWSALISGYGVHGYLAEAVGLFEDMKLAGVKPNDVTFLGLLSACNHAGAVEKGWFYFHSMMSDYKIEPRHQHYACVVDLLARAGQLDRAYRFILDMPIKPEMSVWGALLHGCKMHEHSNMAMAERAAQHIFDLEQSNAGHYVQLANMYASAGMWSHVAGVRITMREKGVTKATGCSSIEVDGEMHNFHAWDHSHPRAAEIFTLLCLLSQSPTGSGEACQLLSTFL; encoded by the coding sequence ATGGACGCGCGGTGCGCGCGGCCGTCGCACGTCCACCAGCTCCACGCGCACCTCCTGGTCTCCGGCCGGCTCCTCGCCGGCTCGCCagcgctcctcctcctgctgcgcgCAGCCTGCCGCGTCCGCCCGTCCCCGTGCCTCCGCCCCCTCGCCCGCCACCTGCTCGACCACGCCCCCCACCCGCACCCATACCTCCTCCACGCCGCGGCCCGCCTCGCGTCCCGCCTGCGCCTCACCTCCCTCGCGCTCCGCCACTACCTCGCCCTCCGCGCCTGCCACCCGGCATTCCTCCCGCCCGCACCCGCCATAGGCGACGTGCTCAGGGccgtccctggccgcgccgcccacgccCACGCGCTCCGCCTCACTGCCCACGCCGGGGACACGCGGTTCCTGCACAACACGCTCATCGCAATGTACTTCTCCCGCGGGGACGCCGCCCGCGCCCGTCTCGTGTTCGAGGGAATGCGTGAGGGCGACAGGGACGTCGTCTCCTGGACCTCTCTCATCTCGGGCCTTGTGCAGAGCGGCAGCCCCTTGGAAGGGCTGCGGCTGTTTGCGGCGATGATGAGCGGCGATGTCCGTCCTGATTTCGTGCTGCTCGTCACGGTCCTCAAGGCGTACATGGAGCTCGATGACTTGCCGGGTGCCACGTCGGCTCATTCCTTGGTGGTCAAGGGTGGCCTTGGCGATGAGCAGGATGTCGTGACCACGCTGACGGCCATGTACGCCAGGTTTGGGTGCGTCGTGGCTGCGAGGGCTCTCTTCGACAGGATCCCGCCCCCGCGGGTAAACGTGATCCTGTGGAATGCCATGATATCGGGTTACTCCAAGAACGGGCTTGCCGACGAGGCAGTGGATCTGTTCAAGCAGATGCAGATGTATGCGAGGACCATGACCCCTGATTCTGTCACGTTACGGTCGGTGATCATGGCCTGTGCTCAGCTCGGCTCCACTGAGCTTGCTGTGTGGATGGAGGACTACGTACGCTGCAGCGAGTACAGGGAGGACGTGCTCGTGAACACGGCGCTGATTGACATGTACGCCAAGTCAGGGAGCATCGCCCGGGCACGCGAAGTATTTGAACAGATGCGTGCGCAGGAACGGGATGTGGTAGTCTGGAGTGCATTGATCTCAGGCTACGGGGTGCACGGTTATCTCGCAGAAGCCGTTGGCCTGTTCGAGGATATGAAGCTCGCGGGGGTGAAACCGAATGATGTGACTTTCTTGGGGCTTTTATCAGCGTGCAACCATGCAGGCGCTGTGGAGAAAGGGTGGTTCTACTTTCACTCTATGATGTCTGACTACAAGATTGAGCCTCGACACCAGCACTACGCTTGCGTGGTCGACCTGCTTGCTCGTGCTGGTCAGCTTGACAGAGCCTATCGGTTTATACTTGACATGCCCATCAAGCCAGAGATGAGCGTGTGGGGTGCCTTACTCCACGGTTGCAAGATGCACGAGCACTCAAACATGGCCATGGCTGAGAGGGCAGCGCAGCATATCTTTGATTTGGAGCAGTCCAATGCAGGGCACTACGTGCAGCTAGCAAACATGTACGCATCTGCAGGGATGTGGAGCCATGTTGCTGGCGTGCGGATCACCATGAGAGAGAAGGGTGTCACCAAAGCAACGGGATGCAGCTCCATTGAGGTCGATGGAGAGATGCACAACTTCCATGCTTGGGATCACTCGCACCCAAGGGCTGCTGAGATATTCACCTTACTCTGCCTTCTTTCTCAAAGTCCAACCGGTTCTGGAGAGGCATGCCAGCTGCTGAGCACCTTTTTGTAG